Below is a window of Streptomyces sp. NBC_01429 DNA.
CCGAGGAAGACCTTCGCACCGGTCTCGGTGACCTGTGCCAGATCGAGCCGGCAGAGCCCCGCGCCCCCGGCGGAGCCGGCGAGGATCTCGCGCAGGCTCTCCTGCCAGGGGCGTTCGCCCCAGAACATCCGGTAGCCGGAGTTGCCGGTGCCGGCCGGGACGATGGCCAGCGCGGGGCCGTCGCCCGGCCGGTCCGGGCGTGCGCCGGTCATCCCCTCGATCACCTCGTGCACGGTTCCGTCACCGCCGACCGCGACGACCAGGTCCACAGCCGGGTCCTGCCGCCGCTCGAAGACCGCGCGGGCGGCGGCCGTGGCGTCGCCGACCTTTTCCGTACGGTGCAGCGTCACCTCGGTACGCGCGTTCGCGAACAGGGCGAGGAGGCCGTCGAGGAGGCCGTCGCTCATGGTCCCCGCGGTCGGATTGGCGATGACGACGGCACGCCGGGGCGGCGGCGCGGTGAACGTGGTCATGAGAACGAGGCTCCCGTCGAAGAGCGAGCGGTGCGAGAACATCCGCACCGTGCGGGCGCACGCCGCGACCTCACACACGGTGGAATCACGCGCGGTGCGGCTCGGCGGCACGTCGCACCGCATGGGACCCACGCGGTGCGACGGCAGGACAGTCCGGCGGAGAGGGCAGGATTCGAACCTGCGAAGGCGGGCAAGCCACCCGACCGGCAGAGCCGGTCCCCGATGAGCCACTCCGGGCACCTCTCCCTGATCCCGGCTCCGGATTTCTCCGGGGTGCCGGTTTCGAGAATCACTCTGCCGGACCGCTCTGACGTGCTGCTGACGGAACACTGACGGACCGGATCAACAGGGCGGGAGGCCGGTCAGGGACCGGTCAGTGCACCGTCAGGGCCCCGCCCGACCATGAGACCCCGTCCCGTCTTTTCTGGCGGACCGTCTCTTGCAAGGAGAAAGAGGTATGCAATCACCTCACGACGATGCCTTGGCCGAGCGTTCGGGGGCGGACTCCAAGAAGCCTCTGGCTGCCGTACCCGACGCGGTGGGCGATTCCCCGGCCGGCGCGGTGGGCGCCTCGGCGACCTTCGCGGAGCTGCTGCAACGGGTGAAGGCCGAAGGGCTGTTGAACCCGGCGCGCGGCTATTACGTCGGCAAGCTGGCGCTGAACACGGCGCTGCTCGCGATCGGGTTCACCGCGTTCTTCGCACTCGGTGACAGCTGGCTGCAACTGCTGGTGGCGGTGTGGATGGGGTTGTGCGGAGCGCAGAGTGCCTTCATGTGGCACGACGCCGGTCACAAGTCCATGTTCGGCACCCACTGGACGGCCTCGCTGATGGGGTACGTCCACGCCAACCTCGTCAACGGCGTGAGTTACGGCTGGTGGGTCAACCACCACAACCGGCACCACAGCCACCCCAACCACCTGGAGATGGACCCGGACATCGGCCGGCGGACCGCGATCTTCGACATGAAGCAGTACCCGAGCCGCAGCCGGCGCGGCCAGTTCATCGTGCGGTACCAGTCGGTGCTGTTCTTCGTCCTGCTGGTGCTGGAGTCGTACAAGATGCAGCGGACGGCGGTGAAGACGCTGGCGAAGAACGAGGTGCGCCGCCGCTGGCTGGAGGCGGCCCTCATCGTGCTGCGCGCCGCGATCTATCTGACCTGTGTGTTCGTGGTGCTGCCGCCGCTGCTCGGTGTGGTGTTCATCCTGGTGCAACAGGCCGTGCTGGGCGTCTATTTCGGGCTGATCTTCGCCCCCAACCACAAGGGCATGGAGGTGCGGGACGGCGACAAGGAGGAGCTGGACTGGCTGGCGCGCCAGGTGCTGACCTCGCGCAACATCCGGCCGTCCCTGCTGATGGACTTCCTCTACGGGGGGCTCAACTACCAGGTGGAACACCACCTGTTCCCCGCGATGCCGCAGAAGAGCCTGCGCAGGGCCAGGGAGCTGACCCGGGAGTACTGCGCCGAACGCGGAATGCCCTACCACGAGGTGGGTTTCTGGGCCTCCTACCGCGAGGTCGCCACCTTCCTGCACGAGGTCAGCGCACCGGCCCGCGACGAACGCGCCGCCGCCTGACCCGGTTCCCCTCGCCGGCCCGGCGCTTGGGCGCATCGATGCCGAGCGCCGGGCTTCGCCGTGCCCGGTCGGCCCGCCCCTCCGGGCGGCACCGTCCGGCTCCCGCGCCCGGTGCCGCCGCCCGGCGTCTCCCCCGTGGTCCCCACGTGGTTCTCCCGCAGTCCTCCCGCAGGAAAGGTCAGCGCATCACCATGTCCGACGACACCCTCGGGGCGGTCAGACAGCCCACGTCGGTCGCGAGACGGCTCGACCGTCTTCCCGTCCTGCCCACGCACCGCCGGATCACCACCGTGATCGGCGTCGGCCTGCTGTTCGACATGTACGAGAACAACCTCTCCGGCACCCTGTCCCAGGTGCTCCGCGCGGACTTCGCCCTTTCCGCGACCGACGTGAAACTGGTTCTCGCGTCCGTGTTCCTCGGCCAGTTCTTCGGGGCGATCCTGATGGGCCGGTTCGCCGACCGCTTCGGGCGGCGCACGGCATTCCTCATCAACCTGGGGATCTACTCGTTCTTCTCGCTGGCCGGGGCGTTCTCGCCGTCCGTCGGCTGGCTGATCGCCAGCCGATTCCTCGCGGGCGTCGGGATCGGCGCCGAACAGACCCTCAGTGACAGTTATCTGGCCGACGTCCTGCCCGCACGCCACCGCGGCCGGCTGATGGCCTGGGCCTACACCATCGGATTCTGCGGAGTTCCCGCGGTGGGTCTGATGGCCATGTGGCTGGTGCCGCTCGAACCCCTGGGCGTGGCGGGCTGGCGCTGGCTGTTCGCCCTCGGCGCGGCCGGCTCCGCGGTGGTGTGGGTCTGGCGCCGGGGGCTGTTCGAGTCGCCGCGCTGGCTCGCTGCGGTCGGCCGGCACGAGGAGGCCGAGATACTGACGGCCCGGCTGGAGGCGGAGGCGCGGCAGCTGGGCAAGCTGCCGGCCGAGCCCGCCGATCAGGAGACGGCGCACGCGGTCCGCGACACGCGGGAGCCCCTGGACGCCGCACCGGTGGAGGGGCCGCCGGCCGTGTCCGCCCGGCCGACCGGGCCGTTCCTGCGGCTGCTCTTCTCCGCCCGCTACCGGCGCCGGACGGTGATGTCGTGGGTCTTCTGCCTGCTCTCGACGGTCGGCTACTACGGTTTCGGCACCCTCGCCCCGCTGGTGCTGACCGCGAAGGGGTACGACATCGTCCAGGGCCTGGGCTTCACCGCGACCGCCTTCATCGGCTACCCGGTGGGGGCCCTGCTCGCGGTGCCCCTGATGGACCGGGTCGAACGGCGGTCGCTGGTGGCCCTGTCGGCCTGCGGGATGGCGCTCGCCGGTCTGGGCTTCGCCTTCGCGGGATCGCCCGGGATGGTCATCGCCTGCGGCTTCACCTACACGCTGGTGAGCAATGTCTTCTCCAGCGCCTCGCACGTGTTCCTGGCGGAGCAGTATCCGACCGCGATCCGCGCCCAGGCGTCGGGGACGGCCTACTCGCTGTCCAAACTGACCGCCGCCGCACTGCCGTTCGTACTGCTTCCGGTGCTGGAGCACGGCGGCCCGGGGATGCTGTTCGCGACGATCGCCGCGGCCATGGCGCTGCTCGCGGCGACGGTCGTGTTCCTCGCCGACCGCACCACCGGCCGCCCGGTGGACGACGCCGGGTGAACCGGCGGCGGGCCGGCCGGCTCCTCGTCGTCCGGTACCCCGAAGGTCGCCGCCATGAACCGCACCAGCGACTGCCGGAGTTCGGCCGCGCTCCTGCTGTACGGGGTGATCGCCTGTGCGCACATGAGGGCTCTCCCAGGACGGGGCCGCGTGCGGAGATTCCGCATGAATTCCGGGTGCGACCTTGGCGAATCGAATCGAGCAGCGCGCGTAAGAACATCTCGCGCACCCCGCGCCCAACGGGCCGAACAAGGGAATTAGAGCAGACCCGAATTGACTGTAAAAGAGGTCACGATAAGTGTCAGAACCCGGTCAGGGCCACGTCAGAATGGCGTCAGACCGAACTGACAAAATTCACGAAGAGAACCTGCGGAAGAAATGTGGCCCCTGGAGGAGAAGCGTGTCGGACAGCAAACCGCGGAGCTACAAGCTCTACATTGCGGGAAAAGATGTCGACAGCGAGGAATGGGTCTATACCGTTGAATCACGCTCCCTGTTGGAGGACGTCTTCACCAGCGTCGGCCTGAAGCGGGAGCTGGAGCGGAATCCGGACTCGGAGCTGGCTCAGCACCCCTATGTGGCGGGACGCTGCGCCGTCGCCGGCGACACCGCCGTCGCGCTGGCCAGTGAGGCCGCGGCCGCCGCCGCTCCCGGATGGGCCGCGGTACCGCTGGACCGGCGGATGCGGCTGGGGTCGATGTTCCGCGAGGAACTGATCCGGCAGCAGCAGACCTTCACGGACATGCTGGTGGCCGAGGGCCATCCGGTCAGCCTGGCCCGCTGGGAACTGAGCTGCCTGCTGCAGATCTACAGCGAGGAGAGCCTCGGCTGGTACCGGGAGCAGATGCACACGGAGATCGCGCACGGCAACCGCCGGCTGATCATCCGCCGGCAGCCCGACGGTGTCGTCGCCTTCCACCCGCCGCAGAACGCCCCGGCGCCCAGCGCCGCGCTGGCCGTGCTGGCCGTGATGGCCGGCAACGCGGTGATCGTACGGGCGCCGCGCAGCATCGCCCTGAGCACCATGTGGCTGCTGCGTGACGTGGTCGGCCCGCTGCTGGAGGAGATCGGCGCACCGCCCGGGGTCCTGAACGCCATCTGCGCCAACCCCGGCCGGACGCTGAACCACTGGCTGGAGGACCCGCTCATCGACGACATCTTCTACATCGGCGGCAGTACCGAGGGCCTGCGCTTCCAGGAGGAGTGCGTGGCCCGCGGCAAGAAGCCGATCCTGGAGCTGGCCGGCAACGACGGCATCGTCGTCTGGCGCGACGCCGACATCCCCCGGGCCGCCGAGGCGATCTGCGAGGCGTTCTACGGCTCCGGCCAGATCTGCATGGTGCCCAACTACGTGCTGGCGCACCCCGAGATCGCGGACCGGCTGATCGCCGAAGTCGCCGAGTGCGCCGCGGCCATCCGCCCCGGATACCCGGAGGACCCCGACGTCCTGCTGTCCCCGGTGCGCCGCAGCGAGCGGTTCTTCGACCTGCTGCGCCAGGCCTTCGAGCAGGGCGCGCGGCTGGTGACCGGCGGCAGCCGGGCCGAGGTGGACGGCACCCCCTCCGACACCGGGGTCTTCCTCCAGCCGACCGTGCTGCGGATCGACGGTCTGGCCGACGCGAGGAAGTACGACGTGGTGCGCCAGGAGACCTTCTTCCCGCTGCTCCCCATCGTCGTCCTCGACCCGGCGGGGGACGAGGACCTCCTGGACCGTCTGATCGACTTCGTCAACACCAACGAGTACGGACTGCGCAACTCGCTGTGGGCGGAGTCGGAGACCGTCATCGACGCGTTCGTCCAGCGGGTCGGCAACGGCGGCCTCCTGAAGATCAACGACTCGCACATCGGCTTCCTGCCGTACCTGCCCAGCCACGGCGGCACCGGGCTGACCGGCGGCGCGTTCGGCGAGGCCAACTACCCGATGCTGAAGACCTCGCACCTCCAGGGGGTCAGTGTCGCCCGGGGCGTCAGCCCCCGTGACGCGGTCTTCGGCAGCTGAGTCCACACCCACGACCGGAGGTTTCCGTGCGTTCCCTCGACCACGCCCGAGAGTTGTGCCAGCACTACCATCCGGGGCTGACCAAGGCGCTGGAGAGCATCCCCTACGCCGAGCGGGAGTCCGCGGGCAGCCCGGTGATCGATCTCTTCCGGGAGCACGGGGGCCCGGGGCTGCTCGTCCCCCGCGAGTACGGCGGCCTGGGGGCCGACATCCTGGACGCGATCCGGGTGCAACGGGCGCTGGGCTCGCTGTCGCCGTCGCTGGCGGCGGCCACCGCCATGCACCACTTCACCGCGGCCATGCTGTACGACCTCGCGGGCACCGCGGGGCGTCTGACGGACGCGCAGATGGCGATCCTGGGCGGTGTCGCGCCACGGCGGCTGCTCATGGCGTCCGGCTGGGCGGAGGGGAAGACCCAGCAGAACATTCTCCTCCCCACCGTGACCGCCACCCCGTCCGAGGACGGATACCTGCTGACCGGCAGCAAGAAGCCGTGCAGCCTGGCCCGTTCGATGGACCTGCTGACGGTGAGCATCGCCGTCCCCGGCCCGAACGGGCCCGAACTCGCCCTGGCCCTGGTGCCCGCCGACGCCCCCGGTATCTCCGTCAGTCCCTTCTGGGGCAATGACGTCCTGGCCGCGGCGGAGAGCGACGAGGTGGCGCTGGAGAACACCCCGGTCCCCGCCGATCTGGTGATCCGTACCTCCTCCGAGGACCCGCACCGGCTCGACGACCTCCAGACCGCCGGGTTCGTCTGTTTCACCCTGCTGATCTCGGCGGGCTACGCGGGCGCCGCCAGCGCGCTGGTCGCCACCGTGCTGGAGCGCGGGCGCGGCAGCGAGGGCGACCGCGCGTCCCTCGCCATCGACAGCGAGTCGGCGTTCGCCCAGCTGGAGGGCGCGGCCCGGGCCGTACGCGACGGGCTGACCGGCGAGGCGGCGGTAGCCGAGGTCCTCGTCGCGCGGTTCGCCGCGCAGCACGTTCTGGTGCGGACCGCGGACCGGGCCCTGGACCTGCTCGGCGGTATCGACTTCATCCGCGGCTCGGACCACAGCCGCCTGGCCGCGTCCGTACGTCCGCTGGCCTTCCACCCGCCGGGTCAGTCCTCCGCCGCCGAGCCGCTGCTCTCGTGGTTCACCGGCGGCCCGCTGGAACTCTCCTGATCCTCACCCTCCCTGGAGCACCGTCATGACCGCTCTGAGCACCGAGACATCCGCCCCCGACACCGAGGCGCAGATCCTCGCTCTGTACCGGGCCCATCTGAGCAAGGGCCGGGCCACCGTGGCCGAACTCTTCGGCAGCCATATGGAGGTCGAGTCCTCCGGTGCCTGGCTCACCACCAGCGACGGCGAACGCTTCCTGAACGCCGGCGGCTACGGCGTCTTCCTGATGGGCGCCCGGCATCCGCTGGTGATCGAGGCGGTCAACCGCCAGTTGCACACGCATCCGACCGCGACCCGCATCCTGCTGGAGCCGACGGTGGCGCGGGCCGCCGAGGCGCTGCTGTCCGTGGCGCCGACCGGGCTGGAGCGGGTGCACTTCGCGCTGTCCGGCGCCGAGGCGGTCGAGGCCGGCCTCAAACTCGCGCGGGCCGCGGGCCGCCGCCGTACCGTCGCCATGCTGGGCGGCTACCACGGCAAGACCCTGGGCGCGCTGTCGGCCACCGCCAAGGAGGTCTACCAGAAGCCCTTCCGGCCGCTGCTGCCGGACTTCTCCCACCTGCCGTTCGGTGACGCCGACGCCCTGCGGGCCGAACTCGCCGCCCACCCGGGCGAGGTGTGCGTGATCCTGGAGCCCGTCCAGGGCGAGGGCGGGGTGATCATCCCGCCCAAGGGCTATCTCCGGCAGGTCGAGGCGCTGGTCCGCGAGTACGACGGCTTCCTGATCCTCGACGAGGTGCAGTCGGGCTTCGGGCGGCTGGGCGAGTGGTGGGGCGCCGACATCGAGGGCATACTCCCCGACGTCCTGCTGGCCGGCAAGGCGCTGGGCGGCGGGGTGGCGCCGGTGTCCGCCGTGGTGGCCACCCGGGAGGCCTTCCGCCCCTTCGACCTCGACCCGTACATCCACACCGGCACCTTCGCCGGCCAGCCGCTGCTCATGGCCGCGGTACAGGGCGCCATCCGGGCGATCGAGGAGGAACGGCTGGTCACCCGGGCCATGGAGCTGGGCGCCCGGCTGCTGCCCGCCATCTCCGAGATCGCCCACCGGAATCTCGGCGAACTCCTCGTGGAGGTACGCGGCAAGGGGCTGCTCATCGGTGTCGAACTCGCCGAGGCGGGGCTGGCCGGGGAGCTGCTGATCGAGCTGTTCAACCACGGTGTCGTGGCCAACCACTCGATGGGCGGCAGCTCCGTGGTGCGCTTCACGCCGCCCGCCGTACTCGACGAGGCGGACATACGTCATCTGCTCGACGGCTTCGACCGCGCGACACGCGACCTGATCCGTAATTCGACGACCATGCCTGAAGGGCGCTGATCCGCCATGCGACACGTACTGCTGGAAGCCCTGGTCCACGGCGAGAGCGCCAAGGACGTCCTCCTCGCGGTCCTGCGCTGGGAGCGCTACCCCGAACTCGCCCCGCACGTGCAGTCGACCACCGTCCACGCGACGTATCCCGAGCCCGACTGCTCGTCCAGCTGGGAACTGCACTTCCGCAGCGGTCTGCTGCGCTGGACCGAGCGGGACGAGATCCTTCCCGACTCCCTGGAGATCCGGTTCGAGCAGACCGAGGGCGACTTCGACACCTTCCTCGGCACCTGGCGGCTCGCCCAGCGGGGCGACGACGTCTCGGTGCGCTTCGAGGCGGACTTCGACTTCGGCATCCCCAGCCTCGAAGGCATCCTCGACCCGATCGCCGAACGAGTCGTCAAGGAGACCATCGCGTGGGCGGTGGCAGGGATGTACCCCGGTACCGAGATCCTCGGCGACGTCGCGGGTCCGGACACCTCCCTGGCCGGACTCACCGCACCGGTGTAGGCCATGTCCGGACCGTGAGGCAGGGGGCGCGGGTCCGGAGCGACCCCCACCGCTCCGGCGCCCTCCCTCTCCTCACCCGGGCACGTACCGGTCCCCGTTCGTCCGCACGCAGAAGGCCCAGCCCCGTTTTCCCCCCGACCGATCCGCCGGACAGGCCCCAGAGGAGTCAGCCATGGACCAGGCCAACCCTTTCGAAACACCACGCACGTTCTCGCTGCACCGCGCCGAGTACCTGGTGGGGCTCGCGGCGTCGACCGTCCTGATGATCGTCCACTACGACGAGATCCGCTGGCTGCCGGCCGTGGCCCTCTTCCTGTACATCGACGTCATCGGCTATCTGCCGGGGGCGATCGCGTTCCGGCGCAGCGGTGGCAGGCCGATCTCCAAGACGTACTACGTGCTGTACAACTTCATGCACAGTCTGATCACCCAGGGCGCGGTGGTGGCCCTGTGGTGCTGGCTGATCGGCCCCGAGTGGGCGCTGCTCGTCATCCCGTTCCACCTCTTCGGCGACCGGGGTCTGTTCGGCAACTTCATGAAGTCCTTCGCGCTGCCCTTCGAGCCGGTCCAGCAGTCGGGATATCTCAGGCTGCTGGACGACCTGGGGCTCGCGCACCCCAAGCAGGCCGGGCACACGGCCGATCCGGCTCCGGTGGGTCATGTGCCGTCGCAGGTCCCGCCGCGGGCGGTCCGCTGACCGGTCCGGGCACCGGCGCCGACCGGCGCCGCGGCGCACGACATCCATGACCGACCGAAGGAGAAGTCACCGCTGTGACCACCGAAACCGACCGAACTGCGGACGCCATGGGCGTCACGACCGACGACGGGACGCGGCCGGTCGCCCGTGAGGCGGACTGGGACAACGCTCCCGGTCTCCTCGACGGCGCCAAGAGCCTCACCCTGGGCCCGGCCGACTGCGACCTCGCCTACTGGATCACATCGGTCGCGCAGGGAACGCTGCGCGACCGGGGCGAGAGCGGCCACCACGTGGACGCGACGGTGCCCCGCTTCCTGACCGAACCAGGGCCCCTGCGCGAGGCGCTGATCCTGGAGTTCGGCTTCCGGGGCCTGTCCGAGGAGATCGCCACCCGGCTGCTCGGCCACTACGTGCCGATCGCCCCCGGCGTACCCGAGCTGGAGTTCTACGCCACCCAGCTGCTCGACGAGGCCCGGCACGCCCGGGTGTTCCGCAACCATCTGGTCGAACTGGGCATGCCGGCCGGCACGTTGCTCAAGGACATCGAGGCGCTCTCCGCCGACTACCGCCGTGACGTTCTCCAGCCCGTCGAGGACTTCACCCTGGACGTGGTGCGCGACAAGCAGGACTTCATGGGCGGGGTCGCCGTCTTCGCCATCGTGATCGAGGGCGTGCTCGCCCCCGCGGCCGAGCTGAGCGAACGCAAGTGGACCCCGCTGTCGCCGGCGACCGGTGAGATATCCCGGGGCACCGGTATCGACG
It encodes the following:
- a CDS encoding fatty acid desaturase family protein → MQSPHDDALAERSGADSKKPLAAVPDAVGDSPAGAVGASATFAELLQRVKAEGLLNPARGYYVGKLALNTALLAIGFTAFFALGDSWLQLLVAVWMGLCGAQSAFMWHDAGHKSMFGTHWTASLMGYVHANLVNGVSYGWWVNHHNRHHSHPNHLEMDPDIGRRTAIFDMKQYPSRSRRGQFIVRYQSVLFFVLLVLESYKMQRTAVKTLAKNEVRRRWLEAALIVLRAAIYLTCVFVVLPPLLGVVFILVQQAVLGVYFGLIFAPNHKGMEVRDGDKEELDWLARQVLTSRNIRPSLLMDFLYGGLNYQVEHHLFPAMPQKSLRRARELTREYCAERGMPYHEVGFWASYREVATFLHEVSAPARDERAAA
- a CDS encoding MFS transporter, which encodes MSDDTLGAVRQPTSVARRLDRLPVLPTHRRITTVIGVGLLFDMYENNLSGTLSQVLRADFALSATDVKLVLASVFLGQFFGAILMGRFADRFGRRTAFLINLGIYSFFSLAGAFSPSVGWLIASRFLAGVGIGAEQTLSDSYLADVLPARHRGRLMAWAYTIGFCGVPAVGLMAMWLVPLEPLGVAGWRWLFALGAAGSAVVWVWRRGLFESPRWLAAVGRHEEAEILTARLEAEARQLGKLPAEPADQETAHAVRDTREPLDAAPVEGPPAVSARPTGPFLRLLFSARYRRRTVMSWVFCLLSTVGYYGFGTLAPLVLTAKGYDIVQGLGFTATAFIGYPVGALLAVPLMDRVERRSLVALSACGMALAGLGFAFAGSPGMVIACGFTYTLVSNVFSSASHVFLAEQYPTAIRAQASGTAYSLSKLTAAALPFVLLPVLEHGGPGMLFATIAAAMALLAATVVFLADRTTGRPVDDAG
- a CDS encoding aldehyde dehydrogenase family protein translates to MSDSKPRSYKLYIAGKDVDSEEWVYTVESRSLLEDVFTSVGLKRELERNPDSELAQHPYVAGRCAVAGDTAVALASEAAAAAAPGWAAVPLDRRMRLGSMFREELIRQQQTFTDMLVAEGHPVSLARWELSCLLQIYSEESLGWYREQMHTEIAHGNRRLIIRRQPDGVVAFHPPQNAPAPSAALAVLAVMAGNAVIVRAPRSIALSTMWLLRDVVGPLLEEIGAPPGVLNAICANPGRTLNHWLEDPLIDDIFYIGGSTEGLRFQEECVARGKKPILELAGNDGIVVWRDADIPRAAEAICEAFYGSGQICMVPNYVLAHPEIADRLIAEVAECAAAIRPGYPEDPDVLLSPVRRSERFFDLLRQAFEQGARLVTGGSRAEVDGTPSDTGVFLQPTVLRIDGLADARKYDVVRQETFFPLLPIVVLDPAGDEDLLDRLIDFVNTNEYGLRNSLWAESETVIDAFVQRVGNGGLLKINDSHIGFLPYLPSHGGTGLTGGAFGEANYPMLKTSHLQGVSVARGVSPRDAVFGS
- a CDS encoding acyl-CoA dehydrogenase family protein is translated as MRSLDHARELCQHYHPGLTKALESIPYAERESAGSPVIDLFREHGGPGLLVPREYGGLGADILDAIRVQRALGSLSPSLAAATAMHHFTAAMLYDLAGTAGRLTDAQMAILGGVAPRRLLMASGWAEGKTQQNILLPTVTATPSEDGYLLTGSKKPCSLARSMDLLTVSIAVPGPNGPELALALVPADAPGISVSPFWGNDVLAAAESDEVALENTPVPADLVIRTSSEDPHRLDDLQTAGFVCFTLLISAGYAGAASALVATVLERGRGSEGDRASLAIDSESAFAQLEGAARAVRDGLTGEAAVAEVLVARFAAQHVLVRTADRALDLLGGIDFIRGSDHSRLAASVRPLAFHPPGQSSAAEPLLSWFTGGPLELS
- a CDS encoding aspartate aminotransferase family protein, whose amino-acid sequence is MTALSTETSAPDTEAQILALYRAHLSKGRATVAELFGSHMEVESSGAWLTTSDGERFLNAGGYGVFLMGARHPLVIEAVNRQLHTHPTATRILLEPTVARAAEALLSVAPTGLERVHFALSGAEAVEAGLKLARAAGRRRTVAMLGGYHGKTLGALSATAKEVYQKPFRPLLPDFSHLPFGDADALRAELAAHPGEVCVILEPVQGEGGVIIPPKGYLRQVEALVREYDGFLILDEVQSGFGRLGEWWGADIEGILPDVLLAGKALGGGVAPVSAVVATREAFRPFDLDPYIHTGTFAGQPLLMAAVQGAIRAIEEERLVTRAMELGARLLPAISEIAHRNLGELLVEVRGKGLLIGVELAEAGLAGELLIELFNHGVVANHSMGGSSVVRFTPPAVLDEADIRHLLDGFDRATRDLIRNSTTMPEGR
- a CDS encoding type II toxin-antitoxin system RatA family toxin gives rise to the protein MRHVLLEALVHGESAKDVLLAVLRWERYPELAPHVQSTTVHATYPEPDCSSSWELHFRSGLLRWTERDEILPDSLEIRFEQTEGDFDTFLGTWRLAQRGDDVSVRFEADFDFGIPSLEGILDPIAERVVKETIAWAVAGMYPGTEILGDVAGPDTSLAGLTAPV
- a CDS encoding VlmB-like protein, whose amino-acid sequence is MGVTTDDGTRPVAREADWDNAPGLLDGAKSLTLGPADCDLAYWITSVAQGTLRDRGESGHHVDATVPRFLTEPGPLREALILEFGFRGLSEEIATRLLGHYVPIAPGVPELEFYATQLLDEARHARVFRNHLVELGMPAGTLLKDIEALSADYRRDVLQPVEDFTLDVVRDKQDFMGGVAVFAIVIEGVLAPAAELSERKWTPLSPATGEISRGTGIDEIRHLTVASTILRDHLARSPESRDHILEIIRAGVKLWDEVPDREYVIYREELFQQGMAEHADLIGDYEIWPGVRMLDTTPEQRYDMAERWTEEMAEVRMAYMGLPVEVLTGGSSA